The Solibacillus daqui genome has a segment encoding these proteins:
- a CDS encoding alpha/beta fold hydrolase, with translation MRKIAFSLATVLLLTACNSENASKLPIEGQTKQEVVNMNEALIGKWQGMIDIPQSPLEIILNLEKNSGNISVPAQGLSEFPFELIVYNDSDVEIKINLAGSIINITGTLKDDQLEGMFTQNGQSFPITLKPYTEAAVTYEKLDIPVADGELKAALQMPERPTGELVIIHAGSGPTNKDGNTIGGGANNGLKMIAESLAEQGIASIRFDKRGIGENTALITREENLTFNMYVQDVIAIIDYAEKDKRFNEIHLLGHSEGALIMTIAAQQNEVDSLISIAGAGRPVDEILMEQLTEMLPPDLLQESEKALRKLKAGEKVENVPAELQSLFRPSVQPYMISWLKYDPQQEIKNVKAPILILQGKKDIQVTEADAKNLQAANGKAVIHYFDKMNHVLKDIEGNREQNIASYSDPKLPLATGLIDEIASFIK, from the coding sequence ATGCGAAAGATTGCTTTTAGTTTAGCTACTGTATTGTTGCTAACAGCCTGTAATAGCGAAAATGCAAGTAAATTACCAATAGAGGGGCAAACGAAGCAGGAGGTTGTAAATATGAATGAAGCATTGATAGGTAAATGGCAAGGAATGATTGATATTCCCCAGTCGCCACTTGAAATCATTTTAAATTTGGAAAAGAATAGCGGAAATATTTCGGTGCCTGCACAAGGTTTAAGTGAATTTCCCTTTGAATTGATTGTTTATAATGACTCTGATGTCGAGATTAAAATCAATTTGGCAGGCTCAATAATTAATATTACCGGAACGCTGAAGGATGACCAACTAGAAGGTATGTTTACGCAAAATGGACAATCGTTTCCTATTACCTTAAAACCTTATACCGAAGCGGCTGTTACCTATGAAAAACTAGATATTCCTGTTGCAGACGGAGAACTTAAAGCAGCTTTGCAAATGCCCGAGCGACCTACTGGGGAGCTTGTTATTATCCACGCGGGTTCAGGTCCTACGAATAAAGATGGCAATACAATCGGCGGGGGAGCAAACAACGGTTTAAAAATGATTGCAGAGAGCTTAGCAGAGCAAGGAATTGCATCAATCCGATTTGATAAGCGCGGAATTGGAGAAAATACTGCACTTATTACAAGGGAAGAGAATTTGACGTTTAATATGTATGTACAGGACGTAATAGCGATTATTGACTATGCAGAAAAAGATAAGCGTTTTAATGAAATTCATCTACTTGGCCATAGTGAAGGTGCTTTAATTATGACAATTGCAGCGCAACAAAATGAAGTAGATTCCCTAATCTCGATTGCAGGTGCGGGTAGACCAGTCGATGAGATTTTAATGGAACAACTGACGGAGATGTTACCGCCTGACTTATTGCAGGAATCCGAAAAAGCGCTTCGAAAGTTAAAGGCGGGGGAAAAGGTAGAGAACGTGCCGGCAGAATTACAATCATTATTTAGACCTTCTGTACAGCCATATATGATTTCTTGGTTGAAATATGATCCACAGCAGGAAATAAAAAATGTTAAAGCGCCGATTCTTATTCTTCAAGGAAAAAAAGATATACAAGTGACAGAAGCAGATGCAAAAAACCTGCAAGCGGCAAACGGCAAAGCGGTCATACATTATTTTGATAAAATGAATCATGTGTTAAAGGACATAGAAGGAAATCGTGAACAGAATATTGCCAGCTATTCGGATCCCAAGTTACCATTAGCGACCGGTTTAATAGATGAAATCGCCTCGTTTATAAAGTAA
- the modB gene encoding molybdate ABC transporter permease subunit: protein MDLLLNKSFMLEFWSPIWISLKVSIISGIVVIILGTLAGRLFARKSFKGKAILETILMLPMVLPPTVIGFFLIFIFGNNSIAGQAIQWIFKQPIIFTWWAAVIASIVVAFPLMYQSAKAGFQEVNPDIEEAARLDGANEWKVFLYISVPLASKALISGSILSFARALGEFGATLMFAGNIPGETQNISTAIYIAIDSGNMVMAWLWVISIVIISFMMLLIVRTKHS from the coding sequence ATGGATTTACTACTAAATAAAAGTTTTATGCTTGAGTTCTGGAGCCCAATCTGGATATCTTTAAAAGTATCCATTATATCTGGCATAGTCGTAATTATATTAGGAACTTTGGCGGGCCGGCTATTTGCTAGAAAGTCTTTTAAGGGGAAGGCCATTTTGGAGACGATTCTAATGCTTCCAATGGTTCTTCCTCCTACAGTTATCGGATTTTTTCTTATCTTTATTTTTGGGAATAATAGCATAGCGGGACAGGCGATTCAGTGGATTTTTAAGCAGCCAATCATTTTTACTTGGTGGGCTGCGGTCATTGCTTCCATTGTTGTAGCATTTCCCCTAATGTATCAGTCCGCAAAGGCAGGATTTCAAGAAGTAAATCCTGACATTGAAGAAGCGGCAAGGTTAGATGGAGCAAATGAATGGAAAGTCTTCCTATATATTTCGGTTCCCCTAGCTTCTAAGGCGCTTATTTCGGGAAGTATATTAAGCTTTGCACGGGCTTTAGGCGAATTTGGTGCTACCTTAATGTTCGCCGGTAATATACCTGGAGAAACACAGAATATTTCTACAGCGATCTATATAGCAATTGATTCCGGTAATATGGTAATGGCGTGGCTGTGGGTGATTTCCATCGTTATTATTTCCTTTATGATGCTCTTGATTGTACGGACAAAACATTCATAA
- the modA gene encoding molybdate ABC transporter substrate-binding protein, translating into MQKSFKFISTLLFLLVFMVACSNNEATDQSSDNKETPSVSKSTEDVELIISAAASLKDSMDVIQHTYEEEHPEVTLKFNYGASGSLQQQISQGAPVDLFFSAAEDKFDLLVEQGNIAKEDGLDLLGNELVLVVPTGEQSIKDFEDLAKAEVDKISIGIPETVPAGKYARESLEKLGIWDTVESKVVYAKDVRQVLSYVETGNVKAGIVYKTDALVSDKVEIVASADPATHTPIIYPLGIIKNSKQYQAAREFYEYIQNEKTLKVFEEYGFTTK; encoded by the coding sequence ATGCAAAAAAGTTTTAAATTTATTAGTACTTTATTATTTTTACTTGTGTTTATGGTGGCGTGTTCTAATAACGAGGCCACAGATCAATCTTCAGACAATAAAGAAACTCCATCCGTATCAAAAAGCACGGAAGATGTGGAATTAATTATATCAGCAGCAGCAAGTTTGAAGGATTCAATGGATGTTATACAGCATACATATGAGGAAGAACATCCTGAAGTAACTTTAAAATTCAATTATGGGGCTTCTGGTTCCTTGCAACAGCAAATCTCTCAAGGTGCGCCAGTTGATCTTTTTTTCTCAGCGGCAGAAGATAAGTTTGATTTATTGGTTGAGCAAGGAAATATTGCAAAAGAAGACGGCTTGGACCTTCTTGGAAATGAACTCGTATTAGTTGTCCCAACTGGTGAACAATCTATTAAAGATTTCGAAGATCTTGCGAAAGCAGAAGTAGATAAAATTTCAATCGGAATACCTGAAACAGTACCTGCAGGAAAGTATGCAAGAGAGTCGCTTGAAAAGCTGGGTATATGGGATACTGTTGAGTCAAAAGTAGTTTATGCAAAGGATGTCCGTCAAGTATTATCCTACGTGGAAACAGGCAATGTGAAAGCTGGAATTGTGTATAAAACAGATGCACTGGTTTCAGATAAAGTGGAAATTGTTGCGTCTGCCGACCCTGCCACACATACTCCTATTATTTATCCTCTTGGTATCATTAAAAATTCTAAACAGTACCAAGCAGCAAGAGAATTTTACGAGTATATACAAAATGAAAAAACTTTAAAGGTTTTTGAAGAGTATGGATTTACTACTAAATAA
- the moaD gene encoding molybdopterin converting factor subunit 1 has protein sequence MIKILLFAHLQEAIGESELRVDLSGHTVGQIKVWMENQYPKLSLQQMMAAVNEEFAEDEVILNDGDTLAFIPPISGG, from the coding sequence ATGATTAAGATTTTATTATTTGCACACTTGCAAGAAGCAATCGGTGAATCAGAATTGAGAGTAGATCTATCAGGTCATACTGTTGGTCAAATTAAAGTGTGGATGGAAAATCAATACCCTAAACTATCTTTACAACAGATGATGGCCGCTGTAAATGAGGAATTTGCTGAAGATGAAGTGATTTTGAATGATGGAGATACACTCGCTTTTATCCCGCCTATTAGTGGAGGGTAA